The Candidatus Anstonellales archaeon DNA window GCGCATTACCTGCAACGGGCTTTTAACTCCATTAAATATCCCTTCTTCACTGTGAGTTATAATGTCAGTTTTTCCATGCATAGGTTTTCTTGCGCGGATTATTCTCCCACCAAAAACTGAAATTATACCCTGATGGCCAAGACAGACGCCCAATATTGGAGTGTTGGTCCCAAGTACTGAGATAACCTTGCGGCATATTCCAAAGTCCTTTTCGTTTTCAGGGTTTCCGGGACCTGGTGAAATCACTATGTGGGAATAATGTTTATTGATTATCTCCTCAATCCCAACAGCGTTGTTGCGCACAACTTCTGTTAGGCATCCCAACTCTGAAAGATACTGATACAGATTATAAGTAAATGAATCAAAGTTGTCAAT harbors:
- a CDS encoding aminodeoxychorismate/anthranilate synthase component II, which produces MKRVLLIDNFDSFTYNLYQYLSELGCLTEVVRNNAVGIEEIINKHYSHIVISPGPGNPENEKDFGICRKVISVLGTNTPILGVCLGHQGIISVFGGRIIRARKPMHGKTDIITHSEEGIFNGVKSPLQVMRYHSLIAEETTLPSCLKVTARSTSDQAIMAVSHITLPIFGVQFHPESIMTQQGKLILKNFLEVSDYAKTPKKSC